Proteins encoded together in one Oxalobacteraceae sp. CFBP 8761 window:
- a CDS encoding SDR family oxidoreductase yields MRTTQQLFSLEGKTAIVTGGSRGLGLQMAQALGEQGARLILTSRKQEELDAAVARLHDLGIEASCFAGDLSDPAHATSLVETALARLGHVDILINNAGATWGAPAEDYPLEAWDKVMNLNVRSVFLVAQAVGKLSMIPRRYGRIVNIASIAGLSGNPPDAMQTIAYNTSKGAVINFTRTLAGEWGRHGITVNAIAPGFFPSKMTKGVLAAYGAEGLAAAAPLGRLGDDEDLKGAVVLFASDAGKHITGQILAVDGGVTAV; encoded by the coding sequence ATGCGCACCACGCAGCAACTGTTTTCACTGGAGGGCAAGACCGCCATCGTCACCGGCGGCTCGCGCGGGCTCGGCCTGCAGATGGCGCAGGCGCTGGGCGAGCAGGGCGCGCGCCTGATCCTCACGTCGCGCAAGCAGGAAGAACTCGACGCCGCCGTCGCCCGGCTGCACGATCTGGGCATCGAGGCGAGCTGCTTTGCGGGCGACCTGTCCGACCCGGCGCACGCAACAAGTCTGGTCGAGACGGCCCTGGCGCGCCTGGGTCACGTCGATATCCTGATCAACAATGCCGGCGCTACCTGGGGCGCACCGGCCGAGGATTATCCGCTCGAGGCGTGGGACAAGGTCATGAACCTGAACGTGCGCTCGGTATTCCTCGTGGCGCAGGCCGTCGGCAAGCTGTCGATGATCCCACGCCGCTACGGGCGCATCGTCAATATCGCGTCGATTGCCGGCCTGTCGGGCAACCCGCCGGATGCCATGCAGACCATCGCCTACAACACGTCCAAGGGTGCGGTCATCAACTTCACGCGCACGCTGGCAGGCGAATGGGGCCGCCATGGCATCACGGTCAATGCGATCGCGCCCGGCTTTTTCCCATCCAAGATGACCAAGGGCGTGCTGGCCGCCTACGGCGCCGAAGGCCTGGCAGCCGCTGCGCCGCTGGGCCGGTTGGGCGACGACGAAGACCTGAAAGGCGCGGTGGTGCTGTTCGCCTCCGACGCCGGCAAGCACATCACGGGACAAATACTGGCGGTCGATGGCGGCGTGACTGCTGTCTGA